A part of Vigna radiata var. radiata cultivar VC1973A chromosome 11, Vradiata_ver6, whole genome shotgun sequence genomic DNA contains:
- the LOC111240542 gene encoding glycine-rich protein 5-like, which yields MVCNPTIKVHLKSREDGLKSPSNLGAEAGAGAGVGLGWGCGGAGAGAGTGTGAGLGLGWGWGWAGAGTGAGVRLRLGWDWGWGQAKAGLGLGLGSG from the coding sequence AAAAGTGCACCTTAAATCACGAGAGGATGGGTTGAAATCTCCATCAAATTTGGGAGCTGAGGCTGGGGCTGGGGCTGGGGTTGGGCTGGGCTGGGGCTGTGGTGGGGCTGGGGCTGGGGCTGGGACTGGGACTGGAGCTGGACTGGGGTTGGGATGGGGTTGGGGTTGGGCTGGGGCTGGGACTGGGGCTGGGGTGAGGCTAAGGCTGGGCTGGGACTGGGGCTGGGGTCAGGCTAAGGCTGGGCTGGGACTGGGGCTGGGGTCAGGCTAA